In a single window of the Methanobrevibacter sp. genome:
- a CDS encoding ferredoxin has product MKKITRIFFSPSGTTKKVADKIADNFKFEKEICDILHFNDAKEFTQEDIVIVAMPVFAGRIPKTARNRLSKITGDNTKAIAVVNYGNAHVTDALLELVDVLRENNFDVIAAASTVSHHSIFDGVAVGRPDNNDIEKINEFAQKCMEKIESGESLKSELPGNRPYVDYKQLPFIVSCDVNKCVFCYDCVTICPEKAVPDDDPADVDLDACTRCTACIHICQEDARSFTGEAFEAKKPAFESANSARKEVEYYL; this is encoded by the coding sequence ATGAAGAAAATAACAAGAATATTTTTCAGCCCTTCAGGAACAACAAAAAAAGTAGCAGACAAAATTGCAGACAATTTTAAATTTGAAAAGGAAATTTGTGACATATTGCACTTTAATGATGCAAAGGAGTTTACTCAAGAGGATATTGTTATTGTTGCAATGCCTGTTTTTGCAGGAAGAATTCCTAAAACTGCTAGAAACAGATTGTCCAAAATAACTGGTGATAATACAAAAGCAATAGCTGTTGTAAACTATGGAAATGCTCATGTAACCGATGCACTGCTTGAATTGGTTGATGTTTTAAGAGAAAATAACTTTGATGTTATTGCTGCTGCTTCAACAGTTAGCCACCATTCCATTTTTGATGGTGTAGCTGTTGGAAGACCTGACAATAATGATATTGAAAAAATAAATGAATTTGCACAAAAATGCATGGAAAAAATAGAATCTGGAGAATCTTTAAAATCTGAACTTCCGGGAAATAGACCATATGTTGATTACAAACAACTTCCATTCATTGTAAGCTGTGATGTTAACAAATGTGTTTTCTGTTATGATTGTGTAACCATTTGTCCTGAAAAAGCAGTTCCTGATGATGATCCTGCAGATGTTGACCTTGACGCATGTACAAGATGCACAGCATGTATTCATATCTGTCAAGAAGATGCAAGAAGTTTTACCGGAGAAGCAT
- a CDS encoding M42 family metallopeptidase encodes MELMRELSLTPGVSGSEEKIAEIITRELKDVADKIETDSMGNIIATKKGEKKAPTVMLASHMDEIGLMVRYIDDNGFIKFSNIGGINDQMLMNQTVTVHSSVGEPVVGVIGSKPPHVTTAEERNKVVKATDMFIDIGAKDKEEAEKMVRIGDKMTFNSLFVEYPNKLIMGKALDNRVGCYVMMEVLKRVNTRATVYGVGTVQEEVGLKGAKTSAFKLNPDLAIALDVTLSGDHPGIKPEEAPVVMGKGPAIILADASGRGILTQQSVKDLLINAGDENEIPYQLEVSDGGTTDGTAIHLTREGIPTGVLSVPTRYIHTPVSVCSMEDVEATIQLITEAINNL; translated from the coding sequence ATGGAATTAATGAGAGAATTATCTTTAACACCAGGTGTATCTGGTTCAGAAGAAAAAATCGCTGAAATTATCACACGCGAATTAAAGGATGTAGCTGATAAAATTGAAACTGACAGTATGGGAAACATTATTGCAACCAAAAAAGGTGAAAAAAAGGCTCCTACTGTAATGCTTGCATCTCACATGGATGAAATTGGATTAATGGTAAGATACATTGATGATAATGGTTTTATTAAATTCTCAAACATCGGTGGAATTAACGATCAAATGTTAATGAACCAAACTGTAACTGTTCACTCTTCAGTTGGAGAACCTGTTGTAGGTGTTATCGGTTCAAAACCACCTCACGTAACAACTGCTGAAGAAAGAAACAAAGTTGTTAAAGCTACTGATATGTTTATTGATATTGGTGCAAAAGACAAAGAAGAAGCAGAAAAAATGGTTAGAATTGGAGACAAAATGACATTTAACTCATTATTTGTTGAATATCCTAATAAATTAATCATGGGTAAAGCATTAGACAATCGTGTAGGTTGCTATGTAATGATGGAAGTTTTAAAAAGAGTAAATACAAGAGCTACCGTTTATGGTGTAGGTACTGTTCAAGAAGAAGTAGGTCTTAAAGGAGCTAAAACTTCTGCATTCAAATTAAATCCAGACCTTGCTATTGCACTTGACGTTACATTATCTGGTGACCACCCTGGAATCAAACCAGAAGAAGCACCTGTAGTAATGGGTAAAGGTCCAGCTATTATTTTAGCAGATGCAAGTGGAAGAGGTATTTTAACCCAACAATCAGTTAAAGATTTGCTTATTAATGCTGGAGATGAAAATGAGATTCCTTACCAATTAGAAGTAAGTGATGGTGGAACCACTGACGGTACTGCAATTCACTTAACTCGTGAAGGAATTCCAACTGGTGTTTTATCTGTTCCTACTCGTTATATACACACTCCTGTAAGTGTATGTAGTATGGAAGATGTTGAAGCAACTATTCAGTTGATTACTGAAGCTATAAACAATTTATAG